The genomic window AACCGCGAGACATCGGCCCATCCCCTGGAGGTCTATCGTTTTTTACGGGACGAGGGCGTGCGTTTCATCCAGTTCATCCCCATTGTCGAGCGCGAACTCGGCCCCCGGGGCAAGGGCCTGGGGCTGTCCCTGGCCGCACCAGAGGACGAGACCCAAGCCGTGACCCCCTGGAGCGTTGAGCCCGGGGCCTATGGCCGATTTCTGGCCGACATCTTCGGGGAATGGGTGCGAAACGACGTGGGCCGGGTCTTTGTCATGAATTTCGAGTGGGCCCTGGGGGCATGGGCCGGTGCCGGGCCCGGGGTCTGCCATCTCGCCCCCACCTGCGGCCGCAATCTCATCCTGGAGCACACAGGCGACGTCTACTCCTGCGATCACTTCATGTATCCCGACTATCGGCTGGGCAACATTCTGAAAGACAACCTGGCGGACATGGTGGACTCGGTGGCTCAGACGGGCTTTGGCCAGGCCAAGGAAGGCGCTCTGCCGGCCAAGTGCCGGGCCTGCGAGTACCTGTTCGCCTGTCGTGGCGGCTGTCCCAAGCACCGCTTCGGCCGGACTCCCGACGGCGAACGGGGCCTGAATTATCTCTGCCCGGGATATCGGGTTTTCTACCAGACCGTGGCCCCGGCCATGGAACGTATGGTGGATTTCCTGCGCCGAGGCCTGTCAGTGGCCAAGGTCATGGAGGAAAAGGACGTCGTCAGGGCTGTCGACAGGCTTGACGATGTATAGGCCATGATCCTCAGCTTTTTTTTGAATACGGCTGTAATGGGTCGAGATGGTGTCCCGACCGGAGGCCCTCTTTTTGTTGCATTCTTGACAGACCGGGCAGATTGATCCACCCAGAGTCCTCGCGACGGAAGGAGGAAATGCCATGGAGATCATCGACCTGGGCCTGATCGGCTACGCCGAGGCCAGGGCCGTCCAACTGGCCAGGCTGCCCCAGGTCGCCGCCGGAGGGGAGGGCGCGGTCTATTTGCTCGAGCATCCGCCGGTCATCACCCTGGGTCGCCACGGGGGCCGGGAGAACCTGCTCATGGACGAGGCCCGTCTCAGAACCATGGGAATCGAGCTGGTTCAGGCCGAGCGGGGCGGAAACATCACCTGCCATTTTCCGGGTCAACTAGTGGCCTACCCGGTCCTGAAGATCGTCTCGCGTCGGGGCGGGGTGGCCAAGTTCTTTTTCGATCTCGAAGAGGTCGTCATCCAGACCCTGGCCCGGTTCGGTCTGGCCGGGGAGCGCGTCACTGGGCGGCCGGGGGTCTGGATCGGGCCCCGCAAGATCGCCTCCATCGGCATCGGCATGCGGCGCTGGACCTCCTATCACGGACTAGCCCTGAACATCGGATCCGACCTGTCCCTTTTTCGGCTCATCACCCCATGCGGACTGACAGGGGTTCAGCCGACGTCGATCCATCTGGAACTGGGCTCCGATACCATATCCATGCAGGAGGTCAAAGATGTCTGCGCCGACCGTTTCCGAGCCCTATTTGAGAATTCCGCCCTGGTTGCGGGTTAGTCTACCGAGGACTCCTGCCTACTCGGGAACCGGGCGACTCCTGGCCGATCTGGGGCTGCACACGGTCTGCAGCCACGCCAAATGTCCCAATATTTTCGAGTGCTATGCCAAGAGGACGGCTACCTTCCTCATCCTCGGGTCGGTCTGTACTCGCAACTGCGCATTTTGCAACATCGCCCATGGTCCGGTGGAGCCCCCGGACCCAGACGAACCGAGGCGGGTGGCCGAGGCAGCCAAACGACTCGGGCTGCGCTACGTGGTGGTCACATCGGTCACCCGGGACGACCTGTCCGACGGCGGGGCCGGTCATTTTGCCGAAACGATTCGGATGCTCCGGGACGGCGGTCCGGGTGAAAGTCAGAGGCCACGGGTAGAGGTGCTCATCCCTGACTTTCAGGGCTCGACCGAGGCCCTGGCCACGGTTCTGGAGGCTGAGTCGGACGTGATCAACCACAACGTGGAGACCCCACCGGCCTTGTATCGGCGGATCAGGCCTCAGGCCGACTACGGACAGAGCCTGGAATTGTTGCGGCGGGTCGTCAAGGCTGGCGGTCTGGCCAAGAGTGGGCTGATGGTCGGGCTTGGAGAGAACGACGAGCAGGTGCGGTCGGTACTGGAGGATCTGGCCGGAGTGGGATGCCGGATTGCCACGGTGGGCCAGTATATGCGGCCGAGCAGGTTTCACCCGCCTGTGGCTCGCTATGTTCATCCGGATACGTTCGAGCTCTACGCCGAGTGGGGACGGGCGGCTGGAATCGAGTACGTGTTCAGCGCGCCTCTGGTCCGGAGCAGCTACAGTGCCGGAGTCGTCTTTGAGAGAATGCGGGGAGAAAGCTAGGTTCGTTCATTCCCCGGCATTCAATGAAGCAGGGGGCCAAAGGCGTTTAAATCGTGGCCGAACTCGTCCCAGAGATCGTCGAAGAGGACCGGAATCCGCCGGGAGAACTCGGCCAGAAGCGGGAGCATGATTTGGCGCATCTGGGGGTGTGAGGCCTTGGCGCAGCGCAGGCGGAAGATGTGCCGCCACTCCCTGAGATTGGCCGTGATCACGATTTCGGTCTTCAGGCTGTTGGGCAGGACGCTTCTCGCCTCCTGGGCCGTGGCACCGGCGTCGACCAGGGCCAGATAGGCCTGTTCGGCGGTCTGCATGGCCTCCATCCAGAGACGGAAGGCCTCGGATTCCGGATTCCAGAAGAAGGGTCGGATGACGGTGATTTCCCGGCCGAATCGATCCTGGGCGTAGTTGGCGTACCGGGTGCTCTCCTGGCTGAAGGAGGCCAGTCGATGGCGGACCAGTTCGTGGCTCACACCCCGGTCGCAGGTGATACGGACCGTGGCCGTGGCATGTTCGATAACGCTTTCATGCCCCATGTGGACGATGCGTTTGACGAGATTTTCGGCCGACCCTGGGCCGATCTTGTCCTCGGATTTGTAGCAGATCCTGGCGGCCTTTTCGATGTGGGCCAGGATGAGGTCTCCGGCAGGCAGCAGTACGATTTCGAAACCGGGCTCAACGATGTTCATCGTCGTCTCCAAAAGGCAGGTTCAAGGATGAGGCCAATGGCTCGCGCATGTGGCGATAGGCCAGGGGCGTGGCCATCCGCCCCCGAGAGGTCCGTTTCAGAAATCCGCATTGGATCAGATAGGGTTCGTAGATCTCCTCGATGGTCCTGACCTCTTCGGAGCAGGCCACTGCAATGGTCTTTACTCCCACGGGGCCTCCCCCGTAGTTGCGGATGATGCAGGAAAGGATCTTGCGGTCCATCATGTCCAGTCCGTGAAGGTCCACGTCCATGGTGTCCAGGGCCTTTGCGGCGATTTTTCCGTCGATGGACGGCTGACCGGCTACCAGGGCGAAGTCTCGGACCCGGCGCAGGAGCCGGTTGGCGATGCGCGGGGTGCCCCGGGCGCGGCGGCCTATTTCCA from Deltaproteobacteria bacterium includes these protein-coding regions:
- a CDS encoding SPASM domain-containing protein, with product NRETSAHPLEVYRFLRDEGVRFIQFIPIVERELGPRGKGLGLSLAAPEDETQAVTPWSVEPGAYGRFLADIFGEWVRNDVGRVFVMNFEWALGAWAGAGPGVCHLAPTCGRNLILEHTGDVYSCDHFMYPDYRLGNILKDNLADMVDSVAQTGFGQAKEGALPAKCRACEYLFACRGGCPKHRFGRTPDGERGLNYLCPGYRVFYQTVAPAMERMVDFLRRGLSVAKVMEEKDVVRAVDRLDDV
- the lipA gene encoding lipoyl synthase, whose protein sequence is MSAPTVSEPYLRIPPWLRVSLPRTPAYSGTGRLLADLGLHTVCSHAKCPNIFECYAKRTATFLILGSVCTRNCAFCNIAHGPVEPPDPDEPRRVAEAAKRLGLRYVVVTSVTRDDLSDGGAGHFAETIRMLRDGGPGESQRPRVEVLIPDFQGSTEALATVLEAESDVINHNVETPPALYRRIRPQADYGQSLELLRRVVKAGGLAKSGLMVGLGENDEQVRSVLEDLAGVGCRIATVGQYMRPSRFHPPVARYVHPDTFELYAEWGRAAGIEYVFSAPLVRSSYSAGVVFERMRGES
- the thyX gene encoding FAD-dependent thymidylate synthase, producing the protein MNIVEPGFEIVLLPAGDLILAHIEKAARICYKSEDKIGPGSAENLVKRIVHMGHESVIEHATATVRITCDRGVSHELVRHRLASFSQESTRYANYAQDRFGREITVIRPFFWNPESEAFRLWMEAMQTAEQAYLALVDAGATAQEARSVLPNSLKTEIVITANLREWRHIFRLRCAKASHPQMRQIMLPLLAEFSRRIPVLFDDLWDEFGHDLNAFGPLLH
- the lipB gene encoding lipoyl(octanoyl) transferase, encoding MEIIDLGLIGYAEARAVQLARLPQVAAGGEGAVYLLEHPPVITLGRHGGRENLLMDEARLRTMGIELVQAERGGNITCHFPGQLVAYPVLKIVSRRGGVAKFFFDLEEVVIQTLARFGLAGERVTGRPGVWIGPRKIASIGIGMRRWTSYHGLALNIGSDLSLFRLITPCGLTGVQPTSIHLELGSDTISMQEVKDVCADRFRALFENSALVAG